One window from the genome of Methanobrevibacter oralis encodes:
- the rpl37A gene encoding 50S ribosomal protein L37Ae, protein MARTKKVGITGRFGARYGRKAKRSVKIIEENMKKNHVCPKCDRPYVKRQAAGIWKCRKCGAVFTGGAYVPQTPMAKSAARNIRNVRVEE, encoded by the coding sequence ATGGCAAGAACTAAAAAAGTGGGAATTACAGGAAGATTCGGTGCAAGGTACGGAAGAAAAGCTAAAAGATCCGTTAAAATCATCGAAGAAAACATGAAAAAAAATCATGTTTGTCCTAAGTGTGATAGACCCTATGTAAAAAGACAGGCTGCTGGAATTTGGAAATGTAGAAAATGTGGTGCAGTATTCACTGGTGGAGCATATGTACCTCAAACTCCTATGGCAAAATCTGCAGCACGTAATATTAGAAATGTCCGTGTGGAGGAATAA